Within Capra hircus breed San Clemente chromosome 7, ASM170441v1, whole genome shotgun sequence, the genomic segment GAGGAAGGTGATGCCTGGGCGTCACTGGGCATACACGCTCCAGGGATGGCGCCACTTCCTGTGTGCGCTTGCATGGCTCCCAGAGCAGCTGAAACAGCTCCACGCGGGCCTAAGGGATTCCGGGGATGGGGCTTCAGGTGTGGTAGTCATGCTCCCTCCTGGCCCTCACAGGAGGGTCCTTCCTGCCTCTTGCCAGCTTCCAGGGGCCCAGGGTGTGCCTTAGTTTGCAGCCTCATCACCCTGATCGCCACCTCTATTTTCAGGTGGCCTCTCCCTGTGGGTCTGTGTCCAGGTACCCCTCTTACCTGCCATTGCATTAATTGTATGTAATGTGAATTTAACGTGAGAAAAGAGCTCGGTTTCCTGAGGGCCAAACGGGGATCCTACATGCAACCCAGGGGTGGctaggggtgagggtgggagggcAACCATTCTTGCTTATTCACCATCTCTCTGGTCACAGAATCCTCGTATTCTATTTTGGGGCTCCTCCAATTTTAGCCCACATCCTCAAATGAGAAGGGCTGGCTCTTCTGTTTCCACAACATGCTAGTAAGGACCAGCTTTGGGGCATTTTCTGAGATTATTGGGAAAGAGGTGCTATCTTCCTACAAGGGCTGCTGGAATGTCAACCCGGAGTTTCTATGTCAACCAGGAGTTTCTGAGTGCCTCTGCTCAGAGAGAGTTCACCAGAGAGTACAGGCAACACAGAGGAAAGCAGGAGttgagagatggagagacagcATGTAATGATATTGCTAGATTCCTGGATGCAGCTGAGCCTGAAGTCACCTAACATGCCTTACTTACTTCCTCTTAATCTGATTTTTATCACTTGAAATAAAAAAGCATTCTGCCCCCTGAGCTGAAGTGCATTAAGCACAAGGAGCAACGTGGCAGAGCTTCAGAAATTGCTGGATCCAGGACCTGCAGCCCGAAGGCCTCTATGCCCATGTCTGCTCATCTTTTCTAATCTCTGTCTCAGATTCTACAATCTTCAGGGTGGCCCCTCAATCCCACTTTTTAGGTTTTCCATCAAGGACAGAGCCTATTTCAGGTCCTCTCTGATTCCAACGTAAGAAATCCTAGGGCatctgaaaaggcagagaaactatgTTCAACTCAGTAGCAGCGAGCATCCGTCGTGCCCAGACCGTGGTCTCTAACCAACCCTTTGGTCAGCGGCCAGGGGCAGGTTTGAGGCTATAGTCTCAGGAGGTGCCCAGGGCGGATCCCAGGAGGATGGGTTGGGCTGGCCAGACAAACTCCACGGTGTCCAGTCCGCATCTCCAAGCCTACATTCGCTGCTGGAGCCCCAGAATGACGAGGACTCGCCTGTTCTGGGTCCACCAGCTAAAAGGTGGTATTCTGAATGCACACAGCGTGAGGAGCCAGGCCCCCCTCTGCTGCTGGAATGAGGAATATCTCCCAAACGAAACGTGCAAACAATTTTGGGCCCGCCTCCGAGCAACACACAACTTAGTGCCAGCAAACCGAGGCTAGAGGAAGCACTATCATCTGGCAAGATGTCACACGCAGCGAGTCCAGTGACAACGCCCAATTCCTCCAAAAGAGAGTTCAAATCGCCACCCTTCCCCTCTGTGCGACTCTGGACGAGTCGCTTCCCCGTCAGGTCTCAGTTTCTTTAACTAAAAGTAAAGTTCTAGCACCTAACTGGGACACAAACACAAAACGCCGCGAATTGCGGATTGCGCACCTTCCGGACGCTCTGACAGCCAGAGGCTGAGCCAGCTTTGCGCATCACGTGATCACAAGGCCCGGCCTCCAGGGCCCGCCCATTCCAGTCAGTTCTTCAGACCGTTCCCGGAAGTTAGTGTAAATAGCTTGTGAATCTGCGTGCGCAGCGGCGGCGGTCTCAAGGTGTCCCACTGCCAGCTCTCCCTGGAGCgggcggggcagggcggggcctCCCTGCGGGCCTGCGCGCTGCGGCTAGCGCGCCTGCGCAGTGCGCCCGAATCGGCAGGGCCAGGGTCACCCTGAGCAGGGAAGGCGCCGCGATGCTGACCAGGTTCCTGGGCCCGCGCTACCGCCAGCTGGCCAGAAACTGGTGAGGACGTAGCCCGAGTCCCCGAGCCCCTTGTCTTTCCGGGTCCCAGATGGGGAAATGAGGCACGGACCGGCTGCGTGGTCTCCCCGGGCACACTCGTGTGGCGGGCCCCCAACCCGCTCCACCTAGGGGCCACGATGGTGCCCACCCGGTCCGCGCCCAGCGCCCCCGCTCAGCTCCTGGAGCCTGGAAACCGACTCTGTGCGCTCCTGGCTTTTCTTTTCTGCCTGACGTTGCTGTGAAGCCGACACTTGTATCTGTCCCTGGTCCCCGTGGGGGACGGGTGGAATGGGTGTGGCCCCACGTGGCAGCGGGATTGGGGAACCCACAACGTGGGGCGCTGAGAAACAGGGACCTGTACTCGGCAGTCGTGTCCTCGAGCCATGGCAGGGAGAGTGAAACGTGGGGACTGTCCCTAGACGGCGGCGCTGCTAGGGACCTTCGGGTGGACAGTGACAGTGGCACTTTATAATTGGGGCAACTCAGGCCGAAAAGCGGTCCCTGGCGTCGGGTGGGACCACCAGAGACCCCTATCGCCCCTCCCCCGGGGCAGCTCGAGCCCTCGATTACCGTCTATCTATCTGTCCCTGTCTGCCTTATCAGAGCAGCGACACCCTCATCAGCACCCAATGAGCACCAGTGTGTGCTCTCACCTAGCACTGCGTTGGGTGCCAGAGACAGCGATAAACAGAACCTTGCAGGCTGACACTGTAGTCCCTGGACAAGGAAAAACTAAAACGGTATGATCCATGACAGGAGATTGATGTAAAAACTAAAGAGGAATGGGTGCAGCCTTGCACTCTACACTGGCTTCCGGAGGCCGGGAAGCAGGACTCACCGCAAGGAGGCACTGTGCGGTTGTGTCAGATTCCGAGCATACATGCTCACCAGATGGAGACCCTGCACTTAGCCCCTCTCAGAGCCCTGGTGTCTTCCTGTGAGAAATGGAGGAGAGGTGTTGAGGGTGTAAGGAAGGCCCACGAGGGACTCTCAGCAGCATCACCTTGGGTGCCGTTTGGAGGTCAGGTTCGTTGCCACCTCCCTCTGTGAGCATCCACAGGCCCTAAGGCCAGTGGCCAGGACGGTGGGGTCGAGGGCAGGTGGCTCTgattctgttgttcagttgctaagtagtgaactctttgctaccccatggactgcagcacacccaggctcctctgttctccactgtcttctggcgtttgatcaaactcatgtccattgaggtggtgatgaaaccatctcatccttggctgcgcccttctccttttgccttcaacctttcccagcatcagggtctcttccaatgagtcaactcttcacatcagatggccaaagtcagtccttccaatgaatgttcagggttgatttcctttagaattgactggtttgatctccttgcattccaaaggactctcaagagtcttctctagcaccacagttcaaaagcatcaattctttagcactcagccttctttatggtccaacactcacatccatacatgactactggaaaaaccataggtttgattatatggacctttgtcggcaaagtgagggctctgctttttaatatgctgtccagctttgtcaaagctttccttctaaggatcAAGTGccttaatttcatgcctgcagtcactatCCGCAGTGATTTACCCCTCTCCATATTTTATTCATTAGGGGTGTGACTGGGTCCAGCTGACACTCAAAGGGAGGTATACAGTCCAGGAGGTGGGATTGTTGGGGATGTCCTTGACCATGCCCATTGCTGGATGTAAACGTGGGGTGTGGTAGTCTTGGAGCCCCTGCTTTGGCTCTGCACCCAGCGGGCTGTGTGTCTCAGGGACATGGCTTGCCCTCTCTGTGCCATGGTCTCATCAGTAGGATGGGTCCCTGACAACTCTTACCTCTGTCCATTGGCTGTCTCGGGGATGGAGCTGCTGTAAACTGCATTCGCTAATGTGTCTCCCTGCAAGCTTTTTCTGTCCTTATGGTTACAAGCTTGAGCTtgggcttttcttttcttagcaGAATTCCTCAAATAAAACCTTAAGCAGATCTTGATATGAAAGCAGACGGGAATGGCCTTGCCTCGGGGTCATCAGCAAGATGTGTCCCACCACACGTGGGGCAGGGCCAGGTGCAAGGCAGACACCTGATGAACAGCTGCGTTGGAGGGGTGCTGAGGCCTGACCCCTGCTGTCTTTGCAGGGTCCCCACGGCGAGCCTGTGGGGTGCCGTGGGTGCTGTGGGGCTGGTATGGGCCACTGACTGGCGGCTGATTCTGGACTGGGTGCCCTACATCAACGGCAAGTTCAAGAAGGATGACTAAACTCACAACCTCAGGCCCCTCTGGTGAGTTTCAGCAGCAGTCAGTGGGGGTAGCCTGGGATCCCTGAGCAGCAGAGGAGCAGAACTGCCTGCAGGTCCATGGCTGGGGTGGCAGGTGTAGGGGGCTCACCTGAACAATCCTGAGAGCAGGGCCCTGCACCAGCCCCCTGCCCGGTAGTACAGAACTATAGGATGGCAACCTGGGTCTATGGGTGGGTGTGGCCCCTTGGGGCTCTATCCTGgagcctcagcctgcctgggtctGGTCGGGGTGGAGGGATGCCCATCTCACAGATGGGAAAGCACATGGCAGTGGCGTCTGCTCACCCTGCTCTGTCCCCCCTCCAGATGTCTGCTGTGCTGCCTCCTGCCATCTGCATCTGGAACTGCCCAGGCTCTCTGGATGGACTCTAGAAAGTCCCTGGCACgagtttatttcctcttttgGTGGAAATAGCTTCCGTGTGTGGACGCACATGGCATTAAACCTCGCTCTGAAACCTGCCCGCCTGCACGTGCTCATGCTGGGGTGCAGTGACCTGGGGACCCATTCAGTGCCAGAACTGCACAGGTCTGGGGTTCCCAGGGGCTGGCAGACATGGTTTGATCATTTCAGATGTGTGGTGGGTGATACTTGCATGGTGTTTTTATCTCTTGCTGCCTAAACATTACTTCTGACTTGGTGGCTTAGGACAAACATTACCTCACAGTTGAGAGTTTGAGAGTGATCTGTCTGAGGGGTGCTGGCTGAGGGGCCCTCACGAAGTTGCAACAGAGGCATCAGCttcatggtgggggtggggtgggcaggtgtTGGGGCTTCCGCGAGGCCCCCTCACATGGCTGCTCCCCATGTGGGCCTCTCAGGTGTGACTTGAGCCTCCTTACTACATGGTGGGCGAGGTTGGGGGAATTGCCTTTTACAAGCCACTCAAAAGTCTAAGGCCATCCCCTCCACATCTCGTTCAGGGGAGACTCTGTGTCTTGAAGGGAGGCACCTGAGAATCTATCTGCATAGGCACAGATACAAACACGAGCAGGTGCAGGAGGATGGACTGTGTAACACCTGCCAAGTCCCGGAGGAGGCTAGAAACATCCTCTCTGTGAAAACAGCCATCTCATGACTCTGCCTGCGCTGCCACCACAGAACAGAGGCCCAGCCGCCGAGGCTGCAGTGAACCTCTCCTGGTTCTGGAGGCTGCAGCCTGAGCTCACTTCTGGAGGCTTGGTTCAGCCACCTCCTCACCACGTCCTCACGTGCCCTTCCCTTGATCTGAGAGCAGGGGAGCTCTCTGGGGACTCTTCGGACACGCTTCTTCTAGGGGATCAGGTCCCTTTTGACCTCATTTAACTTTGACAGCGTTCTTGGGGGCCCGTCTGCAGATGCAGCCACACTGGGGGGCTGGGGTGTCAATATACACACACGTTTCAGGGAGACATACTGACACACACTTTGAGTCCACAGCAGCTTCACACAGTTTAACACAAGGAGTGGCGTGCGCTACGTACTTTTGTGTACCAGCCTTTTTCACCTACTGTTTATTTCCTGGAGGCCAGGGCGCTTCAGAAGGAACCCAGcttcatcattaaaaagtctacagataataaCTTCTAGAGAGGTgtgaagaaaaggcaaccctcccACACTGACTGGTTTAGCCATGGTGGAGAATCGTTACGGAGGCTCCTTAAGAAACTGAAAGTGGAACTACCATGGgatcctgcagtcccactcctgggcatatatctggaaaagatgaaaacactcatttgaaaagatacatggatcccaatgttcatagcagtactattcacaatagccaagacatggaagcaacctacatgtccatcaacagatgaatgggttaatgtggtatatatatacaatggaatattattcagccataaaaaggatgaagtattgcagcaacgtggatgggcttagagattttcatactaagtaaaataaacgacagaaaaatacaaatctataatattgcttatatgtggaatctttaaaaaatgatacaaaaaaacTTATTAAGAaataggctcacagacatagaaaacaaactttatggttaccaaaagagaaagggcgggagggaggaataaattaagagtttgggattaacatgcacacactgctgctgctgctgctactaagtcgcttcagttgtgtctgactctgtgcgaccccatagacagcagcccaccaggctcctgtgtccctgggattctccaggtaagaacactggagtgggtcgccatttccttctccaacgcgtgaaagtgaagctgctcagttgtgtccgactcctagtgaccccatggactggcagcctaccaggctcctctgtccatgggattttccaggcaagagtactggagtggggtgccattgccttctccaatacacacactactatatatgaaatgaacaaggacctactgtatagcacagggaactacattcaacactttataataaaccataatgaaaaagaatatatacgtgcatgtgtataactgaatcacttggctatatacctgaaactaccacaacattataaatcaactatacttcaattaaaacccACACCGCATCCTCAGTTTTTAAGCAGCTGCCTGGTACCAACGTTTATTAACGAGTCTACTGTATGCACCTTCAGTTGCTTTTGTGGTGTCCACTCATTGTGAtcccaggggctgtagcccacaggctccttgtccatgaggatttcccaggcaagaatgctggagtgggttgccatatactcctccaggagatcttcccacccagggatcaaacctgcattggcaggtgggttcttttaccactagcggCCCCTAGGAAGCTCAACCAGTCTAttgaagtggaaagtgaaagtcactcagtgtgtcccactctttgagaccccatggatataGTCGTGGAATTCtctatgccagaatactggagtgggtagcctttcccttctccaggggatcttcccaagccagggatcaaacgcaggtctctccacgttgcaggcagattctttagcagctgagccacaagagaagcccaagaatacagggagtgagtagcctatcccttctcaaagaggatcttcctgatccaggaatcaaaccgggatctcctgcattgcaggcggattctttaccaactgagctgtgagggaagagtGAGACATTCTGTTCCTGTCATTTGCCATTATAACTATCTGTGGAGTGATGTGATTTCAGACATCACCTAAATCTCTGTATTTAATAGATTTCACTTGAGTACCAATAAGTGATGGATTGTGAGACAAGttacacttattttatttttttaacaatatcTAACTCACAGGTGTGGACAGTCCACATAGGCCCCTCAAAGCCTGAGACAAAAGGAAATGTGAACGCCGCCATACAtgagtttttctgtattttcatgaTGGTTAAtagttttaatgaaaatatcaGAGTTGCTTCCTGTGAAaggcaaaaaagtaaaattctaaTAAATGCAGGTTTGGATTAAGTACAATATTTTAGGCTAACTTTTCACCACCACCACTTTAATATTCTGGGAGAGAAAATTAACCatcaaaaactatataaaaacatataatgGCATATCTTCCTCATTTTTCTCAGCCTTTAAAACAGCACTGTttaatctatttaaaattttgacattttgTATATACATTTCCTACAATTCAATAATCCAattgaaaaataggcagaagTCCTAACATAGATATTTCCCaaagatggccaataagcacatgaaaagatgtttcaacatcactaattttattagagaaatgaacatcacaaccacagtgaggtaccactgaCACcagcagaatggccatcattagaaAAATCTACAgctaataaatgctggagaggatgtgaaacAGGAACCCCTCCTACAAGTGTTGGTGGGACAGGGTGTAAATTgcgtgcagccactatggaaaacagtatgagattccttataaaaccaaaaaatagggacttccctggtggtccagtgttagcACTCTGTGTTTTCACTACAAGGGCCAGAtctgatccctggtaggggattctaaaatcccacaagccatggtgtgcgaccaaaatttttaaaaagttgtcatATGATCTAGTAATCCCCACTCCTGGCATATACGCAAAAActataattcgaaaagatacatccATCCTATGTCattagcagcactatttacaacagccaagacatggaagccacctaggtgtccatcaacagaggaatcgATGAacgatgtgatacacacacagcAACGGAACGGAGCcattcaaaaagaatgaaatatagcACTTGCAGCTACATGGATGCAACACAAGAGATAAGAATAATACAAGAagtaaagtcagaaagacaaataccataatgATATCActtaatatgtggaatctaaaatgacacaaatgaactatCTTTTGAAACAGCACTCCAGAGATATGAGAACAGAATTGTGGTtgccaggaggagaggggatgggagGGAAGACTGGAGTTTTTGGGAcaagcagatgcaaactattatatataaggactggataaacaagatcctactgtatagcaaagcaGAACTCTAATTCATCCCATGATAAACCATCATGCAAcccagaatatgaaaaagaatatatctagCATATAACTGACGTGTGGCAGTATAACACATGTACTGTGGCTGTGCAGTGCATAAACACTATTAatctatacttcagtaaaaatttttGACATTTTGCTCATCACAtggattttttcattttgaaatggttaaaatagtacattaagtgctcaataaatcttgACGTTTTGGTGCTCACTAAATTTCTCACCTCAGGTGAGTGCCACACATACCTTGTATCAGCTTGGAGGAACCCTTGGCTGGGGATGTCCTGAGTCGTCATGACTGGGGGGGATCTCCTGGCATGAGTTAGGATGGGAGGGGGCAGGATGCTGCTCGCATACCCCACAGGGCCTGGACAGCCCCTCCATGGGTTAGCCAGATGCAGGGAGCGAGACCCTGCTCTGAAAGTCTTTCCAAAGGTCCTCTCACCATGGTTTAAGCCTCACTGGTTGATATTCTAGCCTTTTCACCTTGTGTGAGTATGGGCCAGGAAAGAGCGGTGTCTGCGTCAGGGACTGGGCAGTAGGCCAAGGCAACAGAGTTATATTTAAAAGAGCCAGGGGCCACCAACAGGAGAGTTGCCAGCCCCGTCGCCTCGTCGTCAGTGTTCCTGCGCCTTTCCCCTTGGCATCTGCCACCGGCACCTCCGGGTCAGCCACCTCCTCTGTGTCTAGGGCCTCTTGGAGCAGTCCTCGAAGGACATATCCCAGGGCGCCTGGCTTAGGGGCCAAGTAGCACCCACAGGCCACCTATCTTATGTCTTGGGCGTCAGCTCCCTGCGGGCAAAGAGAGCTGGCGCGCGGCTGGTTGCTTGATGTCCTATGCCTGCTGATCTGACACTTACACACCCTGTCGTGTGCGACTGTCAAAACACCGCGCAGACTAACCTCTGGAAGGTGTGGAAAGATCAGAGCCGTTTTGTTCACTGCCCTGGGGGGAAACAGAAAGGGCAGCGCACGAGTGGAcacaggaggcctggctgcttctcaaaaattaaacaaaggGCCAGTAGGCATATGAAAAAAATTGTCTCAGC encodes:
- the LOC102168533 gene encoding cytochrome b-c1 complex subunit 10 translates to MLTRFLGPRYRQLARNWVPTASLWGAVGAVGLVWATDWRLILDWVPYINGKFKKDD